One window from the genome of Ictidomys tridecemlineatus isolate mIctTri1 chromosome 12, mIctTri1.hap1, whole genome shotgun sequence encodes:
- the Slc4a1ap gene encoding kanadaptin, with translation MANIPSLSEPPVSPELSGDFKKPALPATPAVRSKAPTASPANLEEVKKEWPTEPQDSDSTEPDVPPPRRDSGETRSVQEEQLRPPTAVSSPGGPARAPPYREPPWGSPATAPYSLETLKGGTILGTRSLKGTSCYLFGRLSSCDMCLEHPSVSRYHAVLQHRASDPDRECDSHEQGFYLYDLGSTHGTFLNKTRIPPRTYCRVHVGHVFRFGGSTRLFILQGPEDDREAESELTVTQLKELRKQQQMLLEKKMLGEDSDEEEDMDNPERKRNTSNQDDEMGCTWGMGEDAVEDDAEENPIVLEFQQEREAFYIKDPKKALQGFFDREGEELEYEFDEQGHSTWLCRVRLPVDDSTGKQLVAEAIHSGKKKEAMIQCSLEACRILDTLGLLRQEAVSRKRKAKNWEDEDFYDSDDDTFLDRTGLVEKKRLNRMKKAGKIDEKPETFESLVAKLNDAERELSEISERLKSSSKALSESPPQDSLDAFMSEMKSGSALDGVSRKKLHLRTFELRKEQQRLKGLIKIVKPAEIPELKKTESQTTDTENKAKKLTLPLFGAMKGGSKFKLKTGTVGKLPPKRPELPPALMRMKDEPEVEEEEEEEDEEEEKEKEEHEEKMEDGNSRLPQEIEPETSVQEMSSPTDLTCSKETKNHENMSQISHMEQNKNYQEINETSSSCKEPSAPKNEYEKSRDELKKKKAPGPGKFPPTLSSKYPEDDPDYCVWVPPEGQSGDGRTHLNDKYGY, from the exons ATGGCAAATATTCCCTCTCTGTCAGAGCCTCCAGTGTCGCCCGAACTGAGTGGCGACTTTAAGAAGCCAGCCCTGCCGGCGACCCCAGCAGTGCGGAGTAAGGCTCCGACCGCCAGTCCCGCAAACCTTgaggaggtgaagaaggaatggcCCACGGAGCCGCAGGACTCGGACTCTACGGAGCCCGACGTCCCGCCGCCTCGGCGGGACAGCGGAGAGACTAGGAGTGTCCAGGAAGAGCAGCTGCGTCCCCCCACCGCGGTTTCTTCCCCTGGCGGCCCGGCTCGAGCTCCCCCGTACCGAGAGCCGCCGTGGGGCAGCCCAGCCACGGCCCCCTATAGCCTAGAGACCCTGAAGGGCGGCACCATCCTGGGCACCCGTAGCTTAAAAGGGACAAGTTGTTACCTTTTTGGGAGGCTGTCTAGCTGCGACATGTGCCTGGAGCACCCTTCGGTGTCTCGGTACCACGCGGTGCTCCAACACAGGGCGTCCGACCCGGACAGAGAATGCGACAGCCATGAGCAGGGCTTCTACCTCTACGACCTGGGAAGTACCCATGGCACGTTCCTCAACAAAACTCGAATCCCTCCCCGCACCTATTGTCGAGTCCATGTCGGGCACGTTTTCCGCTTTGGTGGTAGCACCCGGCTCTTTATCCTGCAG GGGCCAGAAGACGACCGAGAGGCAGAATCCGAGTTAACAGTAACACAGTTGAAGGAACTGCGCAAGCAGCAACAGATGTTGTTGGAGAAGAAGATGCTAGGAGAAGATTCAGATGAAGAAGAGGACATGGATAATCCGGAAAGGAAGAGGAATACTAGTAACCAAGATGATGAGATGGGTTGTACCTGGGGAATgg GAGAAGATGCTGTAGAGGATGATGCAGAAGAGAATCCCATTGTCTTAGAGTTTCAGCAGGAAAGGGAAGCCTTTTATATAAAGGACCCAAAAAAGGCTCTCCAAGGTTTCTTTGACCGAGAAG GAGAAGAACTAGAATATGAATTTGATGAACAGGGACATAGCACTTGGCTCTGCAGGGTGAG ATTACCTGTGGATGATTCAACTGGGAAACAGCTGGTGGCTGAGGCCATTcactcaggaaagaaaaaagaagcaatgaTTCAGTGCTCACTGGAAGCTTGCCGGATCCTTGATACTTTGGGATTGCTGCGGCAGGAAGCAG TATCTCGGAAAAGGAAAGCCAAGAACTGGGAAGATGAAGATTTTTATGATAGTGATGATGACACATTCCTTGATCGCACTGGCCTTGTGGAGAAGAAGCGTCTTAACCGAATGAAGAAGGCTGGGAAGATTGATGAGAAGCCAGAGACCTTTGAATCACTGG TTGCAAAGTTAAATGATGCTGAAAGGGAACTCTCTGAAATTTCTGAGAGGCTCAAGTCCTCAAGCAAAG CTCTGTCAGAGTCCCCACCTCAGGATTCTTTAGATGCATTCATGTCAGAAATGAAATCAGGGAGTGCATTAGATGGTGTGTCCAGGAAGAAACTTCATCTCAGAACTTTTGAACTGAGGAAAGAACAACAGAGGCTTAAAGggttaataaaaattgtaaagccAGCAGAGATTCCAGAACTAAAAAA gaCTGAAAGTCAGACTACAGATACagaaaataaagctaagaaaCTTACACTGCCTCTCTTTGGTGCCATGAAAGGAGGAAGCAAATTCAAGTTAAAAACTGGAACAGTAGGG AAATTGCCCCCCAAGCGTCCAGAACTCCCTCCGGCTCTAATGAGAATGAAGGATGAGcctgaagtagaagaggaggaggaagaagaagatgaagaagaagagaaagaaaaggaggaacatGAAGAGAAAATGGAGGATGGAAACAGCAGGTTGCCACAGGAGATAGAGCCAGAAACTTCAGTGCAGGAAATGAGTTCTCCCACAGATCTCACATGTTCTAAGGAAACAAAAAACCATG AAAACATGTCTCAAATCAGCCAcatggaacagaataaaaattatcaagAGATTAATGAAACATCTTCATCATGCAAAGAACCATCAG CACCAAAGAATGAATATGAGAAAAGCAGAGAtgaattgaagaaaaagaaagctccTGGTCCAGGCAAG TTTCCCCCAACACTTTCTTCTAAATATCCCGAAGATGACCCAGACTACTGTGTGTGGGTTCCACCTGaag GCCAAAGTGGAGATGGCAGAACCCATCTTAATGACAAGTATGGCTATTGA
- the Supt7l gene encoding STAGA complex 65 subunit gamma produces the protein MLRYWGEIPMSSSQANRSSFDLLPREFRLVEVHDPPLHQPSANKPKPPTMLDIPSEPCSLTIHTIQLIQHNRRLRNLIAAAQAQNQQQMEGVKTEESEPLPSCPGSPPLPDDLLPLDCKNPNAPFQIRHSDPESDFYRGKGEPVTELSWQSCRQLLYQAVATILAHAGFECANESVLETLTDVAHEYCLKFTKLLRFAVDREARLGHTPFPDVMEQVFHEVGIGSVLSLQKFWQHRIKDYHSYMLQISKQLSEEYERIVNPEKATEDTKPVKIKEEPVSDITFPVSEELEADLASGDQSLPMGVLGAQSERFPSNLEVEASPQASSAEVNASPLWNLAHVKMEPQESEEGNVSGHGVLGSDVFEEPMSGMSEAGIPQSPDDSDSSYGSHSTDSLMGSSPVFNQHCKKRMRKI, from the exons ATGTTGAGATACTGGGGAGAAATACCAATGTCCTCAAGCCAGGCCAACAGAAGTTCCTTTGATCTGCTCCCACGAGAGTTCCGTCTGGTAGAAGTACATGACCCACCCCTGCACCAACCCTCAGCCAACAAACCCAAGCCCCCCACTATGTTAGACATCCCCTCAGAGCCATGCAGCCTCACCATCCATACCATTCAGTTGATCCAGCATAACCGACGTCTTCGCAACCTTATTGCTGCTGCTCAAGCCCAGAATCAACAGCAGATGGAAGGTGTAAAGACTGAAGAGAGTGAAcctcttccctcctgccctgggtCACCTCCTCTACCTGATGATCTCCTACCTTTAGATTGTAAGAATCCCAATGCACCATTCCAGATCCGGCACAGTGACCCAGAGAGTGACTTTTATCG TGGGAAAGGGGAACCTGTGACTGAACTCAGCTGGCAGTCCTGTCGGCAGCTCCTCTACCAGGCAGTGGCTACAATCCTGGCTCATGCAGGCTTTGAATGTGCTAATGAAAGTGTCCTAGAAACACTAACTGATGTGGCACATGAGTATTGCCTTAAGTTCACCAAGTTGCTGCGCTTTGCTGTGGATCGGGAAGCCCGGCTGGGACACACTCCTTTCCCTGATGTTATGGAGCAGGTATTCCATGAAGTGGGTATTGGCAGTGTGCTCTCCCTCCAGAAGTTCTGGCAACACCGAATCAAGGACTATCACAGTTACATGCTACAG ATTAGTAAGCAACTCTCTGAAGAATATGAAAGGATTGTCAATCCTGAGAAGGCCACAGAGGACACTAAACCCGTGAAGATCAAGGAGGAACCTGTGAGTGACATCACCTTTCCTGTCAGTGAGGAACTGGAGGCTGACCTTGCTTCTGGAGACCAGTCCCTGCCCATGGGAGTCCTCGGGGCTCAGAGTGAGCGTTTCCCATCTAATCTGGAAGTGGAAGCTTCCCCACAGGCTTCAA GTGCAGAGGTAAATGCCTCTCCTCTTTGGAACCTGGCTCATGTGAAAATGGAGCCCCAAGAGAGTGAAGAAGGCAATGTCTCTGGCCATGGTGTATTGGGCAGTGATGTCTTTGAGGAGCCTATGTCAGGCATGAGTGAAGCTGGAATACCTCAGAGCCCTGATGACTCAGACAGCAGCTATGGTTCCCACTCCACTGACAGCCTCATGGGGTCCTCCCCTGTTTTCAACCAGCACTGCAAGAAGAGGATgaggaaaatataa